ATTGCGGTCGTACTTCAGCTTAGCATCGCACTCTCTCGCACGTCGGGGCCCGGGGGCGCTCGTTCGCTAGGGTCACTCGGGGCTCGTACCTGCGCGCCGAGGCAGTCCTGCGCGTGCTTGGCGCTCTCGTAGGTGAGGAAGCCGTAGTGCGGGTGCGGCGCGCGGCCCAGCACGCGCAGCTCGGCGACGGGCCCGAAGCGCGAGAACAGCGCGCGCAGCTCCTCCTCGGTGGCGGAGGGCGGCACGTTGCCGAGGAACAGCTGCTGCGAGTCCGAGTAGCGGCGCGAGTCGCCGCCGCGGTCGCCGTCGCGAGGCCCGCGCTCGGCCCGCCCGCCTTCTGGAATTATTACTCGAGATTAGTAAGATCAAACGGTAACCTCCGATCGTTTCATGTCCCTGTAAAATTCACACCGAGTGACCGGAATTAGGGTAGGCGTAAATTAGGGCGTTTTCGCTCCGCGTATCCATACAAATGGAGTCATCTCGTGTGGGTATTTATGGCGGAAAAAAGTTCATTACGTGGAGACGTACCTAACCTGACCATTTGTCGGAAGATGCGTTTAGCCGGCTCCCATTTCTTAATCTACCAAAGTAGTACCAACACGGCGACAGCTGACCTTCGCAAGGTTTCATTACACTTACATTTCCCCCGACCATATGTAAAATTAGTTTAGGGGCGTTGCACGTATACGGCCACTAGGGGGGCGGTTGGCCGGGCTGGGCCTCGTGGTGCAGGTTACCGTTGGGCGGCAGGTCGCGGGGCGGGCGCGGCACTCGGGGGCGGGGCTCGAGCGGCGCGGGGGCGGGGCcggcggcgggggcgggggcggggccggGCGCAGACACCGGCGCAGACGACTTCAGCAGGTTGGCGTACGTCTTCGGCTCCGGGGGGACTACTGcggaaatacatatatacattagAAACACTCGAAGTCTTGTTTCCTTTTCCGATTGTACTGTCCCGTATCTCTGCATAAACTCCGGGCGGGCCGAGGGGCACGCCCGACCTAGCAAACGTACAAACTCATAGTAAACCCTGATCAATATATAAACGGGCCCAAGACAAATATATACTCTCGTCGGAGAGttagtaaacaaaaataaattactgaTTATCTtcaaaatggagttaattagaataccgGGGTCTGAGAAAGCGACTTAATTTAAGCTCAGAAATGCATCCATGAAATTGCCGAAGTTCAAAAAACCACGGTGTATAATTAGTAGTGTTATAAGGTAAAGTTACCGGGCTGGGGCTggtgcgcgggcggcggcgtGGGCTCGCGCGGCTCGGGctccggcgcgggcgcgggctcgGGCGAGggcgccgccaccgccgccggGGGCGCCACCGGCTCGGGCTCCGGCTCAGCAGGCGCTGCGGGAGCCGCCGCTGGAATAATACACTTGATTTTATTACGGTTACAAAATCTGAACCTAGAgtcggctagattagttcacgctacgccactacCTAGAGTTCCAATCcctagaaaaaaaccggccaagtgcgagtcggactcgcgcacggagggttccgcaccatcaacaaaaaatagagcaaaacaagcaaaaaaacggtcacccatccaagtactgaccccgcccgacgttgcttaacttcggtcaaaaatcacgtttgttgtatgggagccccacttaaatctttattttattctgtttttagtatttgttgttatagcggcaacagaaatacatcattgtCATCAacaaccctaaaaacaaatgaaaacctCTCCGTCATACAGCACCCCTCGGGCGTcgtgtataggtgaaccaggatctattgagggtgcgccatgttgcggaatttcactggaactaattttttcatactacactgaattgtcaccctatacatgagaataacagcgccctcttgacaattatcatatattactggtcaggctgtACTGACCGTGGAGCCGCTCGGGCTGGTGGCCGTTGAGCTGCGGCTCGTccagcgcgggcggcgcggggaAGGCGGGCGGGAAGGGCGGCGGGGGGAAGTAGCCGGCCGGCTCCGCGGGCGAGCCCGGCTCCTCGTCCTCGGCCACCAGGTCCTGCGCACACACAGACAAGTTAGTCACTCCTACACACGCGACAGACTGCGACGTCCAAGTTTACTATTGTCCAGGAAAACAAGTGTGGGAATGCCGCCGGGACAGTAACCTGCAGCTCCAACTCCAGGGAACAGGGCTGAATGAAGGCGACACGCGATCGACAGCCTGCCTTCTTCcggccgggcgtccctacactacatctacaaGTTTACTATTACACACATCCATATTATCGTTCTTTGTAATGCCATAAAAAGGCTATGCTTAAAAATTCTTCGCAACGATTGGGGCGCCACCGTTGGCCAGCTCGCCCATTACCTGCACCACCACGCCGCATGGGGGCGCCGCCCTCTGTCTACAACTTGCATCACTACAGACTCGCCTGGTAGCGGAAGATGTCGTTGTGCACGTAGTACTTCTTGGGCGACTGGGCCGCGAGCACGAAGGTCTGCGTGAACCGCCGCATGGGGGCGCCTCCGTTGGACAGCTCGCCCGTCACCTGCACCACCACGCCGCATGGGGGCGCCGCCCTCTATCTACAACTTGCGTCACTACAGACTCGCCTGGTAGCGGAAGATGTCGTTGTGCACGTAGTACTTCTTGGGCGACTGGGCCGCGAGCACGAAGGTCTGCGTGAACCGCCGCATGGGGGCGCCACCGTTGGACAGCTCGCCCGTCACCTGCACCACCACGCCGTTGCCGAGCGTCGCCTGCGAGTCCACCTGCCGATTACAAAACTTATATTAGACCAACTTCTTTCTTAATTCTTCGGgatcattttattttttgtgatttcgTGAAGGCAGGACCGCTTCAAATAGAATTTTACTTCACAGTTAATTGTAATCACATCAGGATCTTATTATGATGGGATCCTACAGCAATCCAGCGAACTCTGCAAATATTAAAGGCACACCTACGCCTACACATATTGATTTGCCCATTATTTAGTAACTCAAGCATTTCCTTTCGAAAAGTGAATTTTTGACGAACCGCTGATGAAGGCTGTAAAATAACGGCACGTTGGATTCTTTTGTAAATTCGTTTTTTTAGAGTCTCTAATGCCCCTGTACTGCTAGGGAGGATTGTAATCTGTACATTATTACCTGACTGATCTTGGCATGGCAGTCGCGGAAGTTGAGCTGCTGGATGCGGTTGTGGATCTGCTTCTGTCCGACCACGGGAAGGGTCTCCCGGTGCGGCGCGTCCAGACCGCCGTGCACGAATGACGAGTAGTTGTTATAGAACCTGCGGAAACGATAACATTCTATAATAGGAACGTGAAAAAATATTAGGTCTCATATGTTTGACATTTGGTTTTGATGTAAGTGGtccaaaatagttaaaatagAAGCAGCGCTGTCATCGACCAATGACAAGCAAGATCATGCTATGTAAGAAAGATCACTGAGCTTCATTCAGGTTTATAAGACGGCCTTAGTTTTATATGAGCCTGTGTAAGTTCAAGACGTGAACTGTTGATGGTGTATAATGAGTAACAGTCATGTTTGATGAGTAACAACCATATCCCCAAGgattaaaaacaaatactaataataataaactctaACTTTTCTATTGAATTTCCTGTTTAATGTCGGTGGTTAAAATGGTCTGTATCACCATAGAACGACACATCATTTATCAAGATTTCAGAAGTTCCTAAACTAGTATGCCATTTagtaataataagaataacaaGAAACATATTATACACGGTTGAAATCATAACCCTTTTTAAACATCATAGTCGggtaaaaaactaaattttatatTGATTGCTGATACTAGAGATAAACAGGTCTTCGTCATAAAAACTGGTCTAAAACGCGGAACTTGTAGACGATGTTTTTTCCGTTTCGTTTTCACTGGGTAGGTAAATTTTTTGCTGTATAAACTTAGGATGAAATCCGGGTCAATGATCCCTTTAGTTCACTTTGCTATCAATAGTGCAAAGAACTATACATAGGCATATTGATCACCAAGTCAAAACAGCGATATTGCATGTTGTCaattagattagataaataTTAGGGCAACATTAATTAcacaataagtttttgtcaaaaatttcatttttggtacaagcttttatcgctgactgtacttttcttacgacagacaactaatactcatcgagacaattctaaaaacccctaacacaattaggttgcgttatttcatcacagagttcctatggtcacctcctgtctccatcatcagatcagctcgatggtaccataatattgcattgtcacccgacttacatgtgtgagcgtcaggatgacaggaccatgatggctatttataacgagtgttactccaagatttagtacctatttagtactatttggtacctgacatcatatatttagtacctcaatataaatcgagaaatattgaaaataaagtggccAGCCATTCTGACGTCAGGTTGACAGGACCAAGTCGAATTCCCCTATTTGTAGGCGTTATATCGaatccatcttttgacaaagatttagtacctaattagtacttttcataattattcttcttatttaatttcgacttaccgtaaaaaagttacagctagaataaactttgtatgtgcacagtggtgcagccagtcaatgtgaaccgggcctaaaagtttgtttaaaagttattatttttgactacaacatttactttacgttgtttggccaatccaaaatgaaccacgagcgtagtgagTGGTTTGAAAGTAGAATCTTGAGCATTGCAAGGATAAGGCATGAGGTTTAAATAATTTTTCTACCGAGGGACACACAACCTTTTTGACCACACCAACTTGAGggaaatactcacttaaaattgaaaatcatcacttaaagtcAATTTGtaacgttccacgggaaaaggtaccttatgagggtttctagtttcggagatattaaatgttttgtaaaaagttgaagtaatgctatttttttattattatgtgatCTAAAACCTTAATGCTTAACGTtggtttacatatttttatttttgttgtaaGTAAGTTATAAGCCTACTAAGCCTAGTAATGTCTTCTCGAAGTTTAGTAGAAAAGGTAGCTTATGGAGGAGTGACTGAAAATTCCAAAAATACCTAGGCAATACGCGAAAAGAAGTTTAGTAAAGAACTGTATTAGCATTCTGAAAAACTAATTTGATAATTTCAGTTCTGGTcggggggcctagccaatattATAACCGTACATCGACCTACATTACAAATCCAAGTAGCCTGCTATTATACCAAAGTTACTCTCGTCAAGTCTTTCTTGACTAGAATAATCTTCATTTGGTGCAATAAATCTGCCATTGCTTTGCTGAAAAATGCCAACATCCGACGCATTGCTATAGGTCATCCAACCTCAAAGCCGCTTGTCTTCAATGGCaaccaaaatatattattgataagaAATAGACGATATATACATACTATCTTAACCCCAAAATAAGATTAGTTTATCTTAActgttccatcatcatcatgccTCATCATGTAACTTAACCACAAAGTACCTTTTctttacatataaattattggtacttttaagattattatgACGAGGAACTAATTAAATTTGAAGCAGTTTagtgtaaattaatattttaaattcataaaaaataaacttcaaTGTAATTGATGTTTTGTAGtgatgtattattaaatttattttcataaggtaccttttcttaAATGTATGTGTTCCTTTTCGCAAATACCGTTATTATTATGTAAGTTTAAAGTGGCATAAgaggttttttaaatatagtatttagtTGCGGTtttaggatttatttcatttgtatgaCATAATTTCTTTCATATGTGCTCAGAAAAATTTATTGTGGGTAAAATTTTAGTAAAACATATTCAATTTTGTGATTTTTCATGAAAGTGAGTGAGAGAGTGCACAGCACCGCGACCGTttaatggaaatccgtggtctctgcccacccctccgggaaataggcgtgattatatgtaataaattcTGTAATAAATTCGAGTTATTTCCTCttttaagcgctggtggcctagcggtaagagcgtgtgacttgcaatccggaggttgcgggttcgaaccccggctcgtaccaatgagtttttcggaacttatgtacgaaatatcatttgatatttaccagtcgcttttcggtgaaggaaaacatcgtgaggaaaccggactaatcccaatactggCCAAGTTTAAactggttggaaggtcagatggcagtcgctttcgtaaaaactagtgcccacgccaataattagttgccaagtaatatatataatcccagtaattagttgccaagcggaccccagcggagccttggcaaaatgccgggacaacgcgaggaagatgattatttcctcatgttggctggtaaaattgactaagtgatgattttcaattttaagtgagtattttcCTCAAGCTGGTGTGGTCAAAAATGTTGTGTCACTCGGTAGAAAAATTGTTTAAACCGCAAtggcttgaaaccctcgcaatgctcaagattccactttcaaaccactcactacgctcgtgcttcattttggattggccaaacaacgtaaagtaaatgttgtaatcaaaaataataacttttgaacaaacttttaggcccggttcacattgactggctgcaccactgtgcacatacaaagtttattctagctgtaacttttttacggtaagtcgaaattaaataagaagaataattatgaaaagtactaattaggtactaaatctttgtcaaaagatggattCGATATAACGCCTACAAATAGGGGAATTCGACTTGGTCCTGTCAACCTGACGTCAGAATGGCTggccactttattttcaatatttctcgatttctattgaggtactaaatatttgatgtcaggtaccaaatagtactaaataggtactaaatcttggagtaacactcgttataaatagccatcatggtcctgtcatcctgacgctcaccttacatgtgtatgcaaaatttcagctcaatcggaaaccgggaagtggatcaaatttaacttgcaagattccattacatagttacatacaggtcgacctaataaaagcttgttaaaaacaggAGCAATAACTTTGAGTCACCTCACCACTAAGAGATAGCGACTGACGCGGGCAATGAGtaataggcggattagactctcgcgcgagccacgagacgagccgcgagccgcgccacgagacgcgagtgtaagcggtgggctcgcggctcgtctcgtggctcgcaagctcgtcgaactaatataatttaaacactaacggcacggcataaggtttataaccgaatgacaagccgaacgcgagtgtaagcggtggactctcgtggcgcggctcgcggctcgtctcgtggctcgcgcgagagtctaatccgcctattaCTCATTGcccgcgagagtctaatccgcgtatTACGCGAAACGCCGAAGTTCGGTGCTGATAACATCTTCGGGGATTCCCGAAAATTACCACGCGGTTTTACACTGCATAActttactatagttcgttttttttatcattagaaataaggtaaacaatctccagtggcgtgcacagagatttgagactgggtaggcaaaaaaaaaccggccaagtgcgagttggactcgcgcacgaagcgttccgcaccattacgcaaacaactgcaaaaaaatcacgtttgttgtatgtgaacaccacttaaatatttattatattctatttttagtatttgttgttatagcggcaacagaaatacatcatctgtgaaaatttcaactgcctagctatcacggttcatgagataaagcctagtgacagacagatggacggacggacagcggagtcttagtaatagggtcccgtttttaccctttgggtacggaacccttaaagtAAGAGCTACTAACAGTCTTACTAGCTTACCAACAAAAATCCGTGATGGTTTCACATCCTTGTCAAGtcggttaataatgacgtacgtaattaagtatgtaattaaCCACGGCAAATATACGAAAACTGATTGATTTTACTTTACCACTTGTTTGTGTTAACTGCAATTCCGATGTTCACCGGCCCTTttcaatcacttttttttgctaaaagaaagctttgagtatgcataatttttaatagtcggtacacacacacacacacacaccgtaGCACCGTACAACgttcacaatttaaaatatccatattttcactaatcacaattattctaattgccggtaactgttatcgttatctcaccaaaacaaaataaaaaaaatgtaaataaataagtaaactaaacgaataaaaaagtagTCTCGTCTTTATACTAAGTTACCATAACAAATGCTACTTTTTAAAATAGTCACGTAATCATGCATCGCATCGGAACTATTCGGAAACCTTCGGCCTTCATCGTTAAGGATTCGAACGATAGGCGCTGCTTATCAGCGTCTAAATGTGTGCATTACTTGTATCATTGTGTGCTCGTATTTATAGGAAGGCCCACTACACTGTTACCGCGTAACTACGACTCACGGACATGCACACATAGAAAGGTTTAGGCCGAAATGTTTTCTGTCTTTGCCGTGCAAGGCGGCAGGCGCGCAGCGGCGCTAGTGCCGCGTGGCCCGCGTGGTGTAAACTTCGTTGCGTAGAATTATAGATGACGACCACGGACACCGGTAGATGAAGCGCTTATTAATTTTTTAGAATGTTTTATAGATTACAGATACGATCAAGTATAAATTAAAGTAGTTTAAAAGGATAGATATCGGAATTATAGTAGGGTAGGCAGCGCCTTTTTGCCTTTATGAAGTGCACGCCACtgacaatcttgatgtgtcttttaattgaaaaacacattttaaaaataggttacggtaaatatgtaacaattatgaatctaatacgatcttttatagtcttctgctttcataagtaatagtgtagtaaaaagtgtttttcaattaaaagacatgtcaaaatcgcttaccttctttaaagttctttctaatgctaaaaaaagcggccaagtgcgagtcggactcgcccatgaagggttccgtatttaggcgatttaagacgtataaaaaaaaactacttactagatctcgttcaaactaattttcggtggaagtttacatggtaatgtacatcatatattttttttagttttatcattctcttattttagaagttacagggggggggggggggggacacacattttaccactttggaagtgtctctcgcgcaaactattcagtttagaaaaaaattatattagaaacctcaatatcatttttgaagacctatccatagataccccacacgtatgggtttgatgaaaaaaaaatttttgagtttcagttcgaagtatggggaaccccaaaaattatttgttttttttctatttttgtgtgaaaatcttaatgcggttcacagaatacatctacttaccaagtttcaacagtatagttcttatagtttcggagaaaagtggctgtgacatacggacggacagacagacggacagacggacagacagacagacatgacgaatctataagggttccgttttttgccatttggctacggaaccctaaaaaacgaactataaataaCACCTACGTAATTTGATAAATATTAGGGACTGTCGCGGTTAGTGTCTTATTCTGGAGCGTCGAATATTCGGTTGAATAGTTGGAGTCAGTTCTACATGCATCGCGACCTCTCATAACGAAATAATTGAATGGCCAAATTATAACGCCACTCTATAACAGGaaaataacatacatacatacatatataaggATTAAGATTAAACTTTAATCAAAAATCAGTAAAAAATTACAATGTATCATAATAATGAAAACAAATTAGTTATTTAACCATAGGAAAAGTACacaggtacctacatagtatgataatgataattaaCTAAGTAAGATTTAACTATTACAACGTTAATCAAAATCTGTCAAATTTTACAAATGTATCAttagaataaaaacaaattagttGATTATAATCACCGTGTGGATTTAAATATGACTGATGATAGTAATGATTTAGGGATAAACTTGGTTCTCAGTAATGAAAACAATAGAATGAATTTCACAAAGACAAGGGGTTTTAGACTTCGAATAAAACAAAGAATTAACCgttatagcatagagaaatatagtaagacaagagtgctcactccatacatcagttcagactattaatttcagtgtctacatctagcatcgagtagcggaactatcagtactgctacttgacaatagatgtcgcaccgaccggaaagtcttatctcaacagcataagactttccggtcggtgctacatctattgtcaagtagcagtactgatagttccgctactcgatgctagatgctaatagtctttttgatgTCTTGTCTTTGCCGTGCAAGGCGGCAGGCGCGCAGCGGCGCTAGTGCCGCGTGGCCCGCGTGGTGTAAACTTCGTTGCGTAGAATTATAGATGACGACCACGGACACCGGTAGATGAAGCGCTTATTAATTTTTTAGAATGTTTTATAGATTACAGATACGATCAAGTATAAATTAAAGTAGTTTAAAAGGATAGATATCGGAATTATAGTAGGGTAGGCAGCGCCTTTTTGCCTTTATGAAGTGCACGCCACtgacaatcttgatgtgtcttttaattgaaaaacacattttaaaaataggttacggtaaatatgtaacaattatgaatctaatacgatcttttatagtcttctgctttcataagtaatagtgtagtaaaaagtgtttttcaattaaaagacatgtcaaaatcgcttaccttctttaaagttctttctaatgctaaaaaaagcggccaagtgcgagtcggactcgcccatgaagggttccgtatttaggcgatttaagacgtataaaaaaaaactacttactagatctcgttcaaactaattttcggtggaagtttacatggtaatgtacatcatatattttttttagttttatcattctcttattttagaagttacagggggggggggacacacattttaccactttggaagtgtctctcgcgcaaactattcagtttagaaaaaaatgatattagaaacctcaatatcatttttgaagacctatccatagataccccacacgtatgggtttgatgaaaaaaaaatttttgagtttcagttcgaagtatggggaaccccaaaaattatttgttttttttctatttttgtgtgaaaatcttaatgcggttcacagaatacatctacttaccaagtttcaacagtatagttcttatagtttcggagaaaagtggctgtgacatacggacggacagacagacggacagacggacagacagacagacatgacgaatctataagggttccgttttttgccatttggctacggaaccctaaaaaacgaactataaataaCACCTACGTAATTTGATAAATATTAGGGACTGTCGCGGTTAGTGTCTTATTCTGGAGCGTCGAATATTCGGTTGAATAGTTGGAGTCAGTTCTACATGCATCGCGACCTCTCATAACGAAATAATTGAATGGCCAAATTATAACGCCACTCTATAACAGGaaaataacatacatacatacatatataaggATTAAGATTAAACTTTAATCAAAAATCAGTAAAAAATTACAATGTATCATAATAATGAAAACAAATTAGTTATTTAACCATAGGAAAAGTACacaggtacctacatagtatgataatgataattaaCTAAGTAAGATTTAACTATTACAACGTTAATCAAAATCTGTCAAATTTTACAAATGTATCAttagaataaaaacaaattagttGATTATAATCACCGTGTGGATTTAAATATGACTGATGATAGTAATGATTTAGGGATAAACTTGGTTCTCAGTAATGAAAACAATAGAATGAATTTCACAAAGACAAGGGGTTTTAGACTTCGAATAAAACAAAGAATTAACCgttatagcatagagaaatatagtaagacaagagtgctcactccatacatcagttcagactattaatttcagtgtctacatctagcatcgagtagcggaactatcagtactgctacttgacaatagatgtcgcaccgaccggaaagtcttatctcaacagcataagactttccggtcggtgctacatctattgtcaagtagcagtactgatagttccgctactcgatgctagatgctaatagtctttttgatactaaaactgatgtatggagtgagcactctatgtatttttttctctatggttatagtCATAAAAGATCTTCCAGGTAGATCTATTGAAAGGAACAGGTCATTTAAAACAAAACCGTAGCTCATGGTGTTTTTACaagcatttatttaacttgtaaATGTAATGTTTCTACGGGTTAAATCTTGCAGGCTAAATTAGACCTATttcccattattcgattgagttgaaatttcacataaataatatgtaagttgggtgacagtGCAATGCATATAATGGTACCATCGAACTGATCTGCTTATGGACACAAGAGGTTGCGATAGGAACTCTGTGTGTCAAGTGCTACGTCTCTGCGGGGAGGGGGACGGGGTCGGCTCCATCACCATCGCTGTAGACCCTAGTTACCTGTGGAGGTGTGTGGGCGCCTTGTTTAGCAGCGTGTAGTACTGTCGGACGAACTCGCGGCCGACGCTCTGCGGGGAGGGGGACGGGGTGGCCTCCATCACCATCGCTGTAGACCCTAGTTACCTGTGGAGGTGTGTGGGCGCCTTGTTCAGCAGCGTGTAGTACTGTCGGACGAACTCGCGGCCGACGCTCTGCGGGGAGGGAGACGGGGTCGCCTCCATCACCATCGCTGTAGACCCTAGTTACCTGTGGAGGTGTGTGGGCGCCTTGTTCAGCAGCGTGTAGTACTGTCGGACGAACTCGCGGCCGACGCTCTGCGGGGAGGGGGACGGGGTCGCCTCCATCACCATCGCTGTAGACCCTAGTTACCTGTGGAGGTGTGTGGGCGCCTTGTTCAGCAGCGTGTAGTACTGTCGGACGAACTCGCGGCCGACGCTCTGCGGGGAGGGGGACGGGGA
The sequence above is a segment of the Cydia amplana chromosome 2, ilCydAmpl1.1, whole genome shotgun sequence genome. Coding sequences within it:
- the LOC134655707 gene encoding ras GTPase-activating protein-binding protein 2; translation: MVMEATPSPSPQSVGREFVRQYYTLLNKAPTHLHRFYNNYSSFVHGGLDAPHRETLPVVGQKQIHNRIQQLNFRDCHAKISQVDSQATLGNGVVVQVTGELSNGGAPMRRFTQTFVLAAQSPKKYYVHNDIFRYQVTGELSNGGAPMRRFTQTFVLAAQSPKKYYVHNDIFRYQDLVAEDEEPGSPAEPAGYFPPPPFPPAFPAPPALDEPQLNGHQPERLHAAAPAAPAEPEPEPVAPPAAVAAPSPEPAPAPEPEPREPTPPPAHQPQPVVPPEPKTYANLLKSSAPVSAPGPAPAPAAGPAPAPLEPRPRVPRPPRDLPPNEGGRAERGPRDGDRGGDSRRYSDSQQLFLGNVPPSATEEELRALFSRFGPVAELRVLGRAPHPHYGFLTYESAKHAQDCLGAQPLYFPADSPDGVKLNVEEKKARGSAPRDGRDPPRRRPSSSHRAFPAPPRQPYRR